The nucleotide window CGAAGCGACCGAAGCCGCACGCAACAAGCCGGTTATGTGGATTATAACGCAGTGTGGGGAGTGGTGCAAGCCGGCGCCCTGGGGCCGCGGAAAAGTGTGAAAAAGTAAAATAGGTGTGGCTATAACCCTAAAGGTTATAGTTTTGGGCCTCACCTGGTGGCTCTCCTGATTTGTTCGACAATAAACGTAAAATCCTCTATGTCTAATCTACTGCCATGAAAACAATGATCGCCCTCGTCATAGTAGACCTTTGCCCCCTGGAGCCGAGCCGCAATGGCGCGGCCTTCGCTTTCGGGGATGACCACGCCGCGCAGATAGACGGCTGTGATGGTCCCTAGATTGGGCAAACGTTCTATACGCAGCCCATACCAGCCGGTAAGGGGATCGAAATAGATGCGGCGCCGGCCATGCTTCGCCCACTCACTACCCAACTGTGTAAGCGCAGCGAAATCGATGTTTTCGTCTAAAGTAGTGTGATGGTCCATAGCTCACCTGGTGGCCGGCGCCGGCCGGGCCTGGTCCCATGCCTGTTCAGCCTTGCGCCTGGCATCGGTGCGGAGCTGTCCAGCAACCCACAGCAACGCTGCCAACTTGCCCACGAGATAATCACGCTCCTCTGGGCCGGCATCGGCCATCATGCCGATGATCAATTCGATTTCTCGTTCAAGCTCATTCCTACTAACCATCGTTCTGTCCTCTTTTCTATCCTATGAAAAACGGGGCGCCCTGCGACGAAAGGCGCCAGCCTGGTACCAAATGACCTTGAAACGCAAATAGGGGCGTTCTGTGCGGTTTTACGCCATCCCTTCGTTAGCTGTTGCCGACTGGTCAACATAGCGCCGGGGCATGGTCAGGCTATTCCAGCCGCCGGCTTCCTGTAATGTAAAGACCCCCTTGGGCAACTTCTCTACACGGTTGCCCCAGTAGGTGGCCCAGTAGTGACGGCAATCATGCGCCGATAGGCCATCAATCCCGATGGCGGCGCCCAAGGTCCGCGCGCTCAGTAATGGCCGTTTCACTCATGCCGGCCTGGTCGAGCTTGCCACCCTTGCGGCTGCCACGGAGCAACGGACCTAAAGCCGGGGCATCGTTATTTTCAAAGTAAGCCTTGAGGGCTTGCAGGGCATCAGCCGACAGCTTATTATTCTGCGTCTTATCGACCTTTGGCCGGTAGAAGCCCACGATCATCCCCTTGCCCAAGTCGATATTGGTCACGGTCAGCGCTGCCACCTCGCCAGCGCGCAGCCCATGATCGAGCAATAGGGCCATGAGCGCAGCATCACGCCGGCTCTGTGGTGTATCAAGCGGCTGGGCCTTGAGCCGGGCGGCCTGGTCGTCACTGATGGCTACATGATCAGCCTTCTTGTTGCCTACTCGCTTGACCTCGCGCCGCTCATTCACCCGCTTGGCTTCTTTCTGGCCATAGCCGCGCACAGTTTGAATGAGCGCTAGATCCTGAGCACTGACAGTGCCGGCCTGAGCTGCCAACGCAGCGTAAACCTTCAAGGTGGACAGGCGCCGGTTGATCGACGCAACAGCGTGACCGGCCTTCAATTGCCATTCTACAAAGCCCTTGACAATGCCCCATGTCACCCCCTGCCAAGCGGCCGGGCTGTGCTGTAACTGCTCGCCACTGACCGCAACGCCGGCTGTAGTGAGGAAGTCGGCAAAGCTGGCCAAATCGAAGCCCTGGGCCTTAACGGTATTGGGCGCCTTGCGGCTGATGTAGTCGGCAAAGGTAGAGCCGGCGGCATAGTGATTGGCGACAGCGCCCAGTGCCGCCATTTGTTCAGCCGTCGCCAAAGTGGTTGTGATTGTGGTCAATTCGGTCATGCTTTCACCCCTATCCGATAGCTTTGAATAATGATAAATTATCTAAAGCTATAATAACAGAAAACCAGTTGGTTGTCAACGCTTTTCTTATGAAATGACGTGTTATTGACACCTATTGTATTGCGTGTTATCCTCTCTATTACAAAAGTATTTCGTGTATCCGTTATTCGTGTAGGTAATGACGTATTGTATGGAATGACGCAATGAGTACAAAACGACTAAATTTGACGGTTGATGCAGAAGCCGCCGATCTGCTTGAACGGATGGCCGGCGGGCGCAATAAAATGGGTGACTATCTGTCAACCCTGCTTAAGAGCATGAACGCCGGTACGCCGGCTGATGAAATTGAGCGAGTTGATAGAGAATCGCTTAAACTGATGCTACAAGGCATGGCGGGCCGGCTGACAGCGCTGGAGGGCCAGTACGCCAGTATGCAGGCCACAGTAGCAAAGTTGATTGCAGACCAGGCGAGGGGAGGGCGCTAAGGATGGATGATAATGCAGCCATAGTTCAGGAGATAGCGCAGGCGCTCAGCGAGCGCAATATAGCAGAAGTGCGGACGGCGGTTGCGGTGTTGGGGCCAGAGCGGGCCAAGGCGCTTATGCACCAGGCGCTAGAGGTAGAAGCGCAGGGCGGTATGATGACCGCCAA belongs to Chloracidobacterium sp. and includes:
- a CDS encoding tyrosine-type recombinase/integrase, whose protein sequence is MTELTTITTTLATAEQMAALGAVANHYAAGSTFADYISRKAPNTVKAQGFDLASFADFLTTAGVAVSGEQLQHSPAAWQGVTWGIVKGFVEWQLKAGHAVASINRRLSTLKVYAALAAQAGTVSAQDLALIQTVRGYGQKEAKRVNERREVKRVGNKKADHVAISDDQAARLKAQPLDTPQSRRDAALMALLLDHGLRAGEVAALTVTNIDLGKGMIVGFYRPKVDKTQNNKLSADALQALKAYFENNDAPALGPLLRGSRKGGKLDQAGMSETAITERADLGRRHRD